Proteins found in one Cobetia sp. L2A1 genomic segment:
- a CDS encoding 2-oxoglutarate dehydrogenase E1 component produces MQEGTMELMWRTSHMSGGNVHYVEDLYERYLVDPNAVTDEWRNYFDTLPRHDGSPSQDVPLAPIREQFYEIGRTSRRPATVSAGESNENKKQVRVLQLINAYRFRGHQKADIDPLGLRKPAPIPDLELSFHQLSAADMDVEFQTGSLFLGKEVAPLKEIHAALEQTYCRSIGAEFMHIVNTEEKRWLQQRFESVRSKPNFSRDVRHHVLERLTAAEGLETYLASKYPGTKRFGLEGGESFIPMMDELIQRSGKYGTKEVVIGMAHRGRLNLLINLLGKSPSELIEEFDGKKQIAKGSGDVKYHQGFSSNVMTPGGEVHLALAFNPSHLEIVSPVVEGSVRARQDRREDTEGDTVLPISIHGDAAFAGQGVVMETFQMSQTRAYKTGGTLHLVINNQVGFTTSREDDARSSEYCTDIAKMVQAPIIHVNGDDPDAVLHAAQVAIDYRQQFKRDVVLDLVCYRKRGHNEADEPSGTQPLMYAKIKTQKTARELYAARLVEEGVLTAEETQHLVDQYRADLDAGNHVANALVKQPNTGLFVDWAPYLGHEWTGDADTSMDMKHLQALAQKMCEVPDGISVQRQVNKIYEDRRKMAAGGMPINWGFAETLSYATLVDGDNPVRITGQDVGRGTFSHRHAVIHNQKDGNIWVPLQHIKDGQATFTIHDSYLSEEAVLAFEYGYSTTMPTALVIWEAQFGDFANGAQVVMDQFISSGESKWGRLCGLTMLLPHGYEGQGPEHSSARLERYLQLCAEHNMQVCMPTTPAQIYHLLRRQVIRPLRKPLVVLTPKSLLRHKEATSTLDELAGGRFEMVLADKGNLEASKVKRVVLCAGKVYYDLAGYRAEQGREDVAVIRVEQLYPFPKEELQAAIADYENLEQVMWCQEEPLNQGAWYQSQHHMRQVADQHRQGLGMSLAFAGRPASAAPAAGYMSVHNEQQRQLVDDAFNK; encoded by the coding sequence ATGCAAGAAGGCACAATGGAGTTGATGTGGCGCACTTCCCATATGAGCGGGGGGAACGTCCACTACGTAGAAGATCTCTACGAGCGTTATCTTGTCGATCCCAATGCGGTGACCGACGAGTGGCGCAACTACTTTGACACTCTGCCGCGTCATGACGGCAGCCCCTCCCAGGATGTTCCGCTAGCGCCTATCCGTGAGCAATTTTACGAGATAGGTCGCACCAGTCGCCGCCCGGCGACTGTCTCGGCGGGCGAAAGCAATGAGAACAAGAAACAGGTTCGTGTTCTCCAGCTGATCAATGCCTATCGTTTCCGTGGCCATCAGAAGGCGGATATCGATCCCCTTGGTCTGCGCAAGCCGGCACCGATCCCCGATCTCGAGCTTTCCTTCCATCAGCTGTCCGCAGCTGACATGGATGTAGAGTTCCAGACCGGTTCGCTGTTCCTGGGCAAGGAAGTCGCACCGCTCAAGGAAATTCACGCCGCGCTGGAGCAGACATATTGCCGCAGCATCGGCGCCGAATTCATGCACATCGTCAACACGGAAGAGAAGCGCTGGCTGCAACAGCGTTTCGAATCCGTGCGCTCCAAGCCGAACTTCTCACGCGATGTCCGCCACCATGTCCTTGAGCGTCTGACAGCAGCTGAAGGCCTCGAGACCTATTTGGCGAGCAAGTATCCGGGTACCAAGCGCTTTGGTCTGGAAGGTGGTGAGTCCTTCATTCCGATGATGGATGAGCTGATCCAGCGCAGTGGCAAGTACGGTACCAAGGAAGTCGTGATTGGCATGGCCCACCGCGGTCGCCTCAATCTCTTGATCAACCTGCTGGGCAAGAGCCCGTCCGAGCTGATCGAGGAATTCGACGGCAAGAAGCAGATTGCCAAGGGCTCCGGCGACGTCAAGTATCACCAGGGCTTCAGCTCGAATGTCATGACACCGGGCGGCGAAGTCCACCTGGCGCTGGCATTCAACCCGTCTCACCTGGAGATCGTCTCTCCGGTGGTCGAAGGTTCCGTGCGGGCGCGTCAGGATCGTCGTGAAGACACCGAAGGCGATACCGTACTGCCAATCTCCATCCATGGTGACGCAGCGTTTGCGGGCCAGGGCGTGGTGATGGAAACCTTCCAGATGTCTCAGACACGCGCCTACAAGACAGGCGGAACGCTACATCTCGTCATCAACAACCAGGTGGGCTTCACCACCTCGCGTGAAGATGATGCGCGCTCCAGCGAATACTGCACTGACATCGCCAAGATGGTTCAAGCGCCGATCATTCACGTCAATGGTGATGATCCGGATGCGGTGCTGCATGCAGCCCAGGTTGCCATCGACTACCGTCAGCAGTTCAAGCGCGACGTGGTGCTCGATCTCGTGTGTTACCGCAAGCGTGGCCACAACGAAGCTGATGAACCGTCCGGTACGCAGCCGTTGATGTACGCCAAGATCAAGACCCAGAAGACTGCTCGCGAGCTGTATGCTGCACGGCTAGTAGAAGAAGGCGTGTTGACGGCGGAAGAGACTCAGCATCTGGTTGATCAGTATCGTGCTGATCTTGATGCAGGCAATCACGTTGCCAATGCGCTGGTGAAGCAGCCGAACACAGGGCTGTTTGTTGACTGGGCACCGTATCTTGGCCACGAATGGACCGGCGATGCTGATACCTCGATGGACATGAAGCACCTGCAGGCGCTTGCACAGAAGATGTGTGAAGTGCCAGATGGTATTTCGGTTCAGCGTCAGGTCAACAAGATCTACGAAGACCGCCGCAAGATGGCTGCCGGTGGAATGCCGATCAACTGGGGCTTTGCTGAAACACTGTCCTACGCGACGCTGGTCGATGGCGATAATCCGGTACGGATTACGGGTCAGGATGTGGGGCGCGGTACCTTCTCACACCGTCATGCCGTCATCCACAACCAGAAAGATGGCAACATCTGGGTTCCGCTGCAGCACATCAAGGATGGTCAGGCCACATTCACCATCCATGACTCCTACCTCTCCGAGGAAGCGGTGCTGGCCTTCGAATATGGCTACTCCACCACCATGCCGACGGCACTGGTGATCTGGGAAGCCCAGTTCGGTGACTTCGCCAACGGCGCACAGGTGGTGATGGACCAATTCATCTCCTCCGGTGAGAGCAAGTGGGGCCGTCTGTGCGGTCTGACGATGCTGCTGCCGCATGGATATGAAGGTCAGGGTCCGGAGCACAGCTCCGCACGTCTCGAGCGCTACCTCCAGTTGTGCGCTGAGCACAACATGCAGGTCTGCATGCCGACCACGCCGGCGCAGATCTATCATCTGCTACGTCGTCAGGTGATTCGCCCGCTGCGCAAGCCGCTGGTCGTGCTGACACCCAAGTCGCTACTGCGTCATAAAGAAGCGACCTCTACCCTTGACGAGCTGGCCGGTGGCCGCTTCGAAATGGTACTGGCCGACAAGGGCAATCTTGAAGCTTCCAAGGTCAAGCGCGTCGTACTGTGTGCAGGCAAGGTCTATTACGACCTGGCTGGCTACCGTGCAGAGCAGGGCCGTGAAGATGTCGCTGTCATCCGCGTTGAGCAGCTGTATCCCTTCCCGAAGGAAGAGCTACAGGCCGCCATCGCCGACTATGAAAATCTCGAGCAGGTGATGTGGTGTCAGGAAGAACCGCTTAACCAGGGTGCTTGGTATCAGAGTCAGCACCACATGCGTCAGGTCGCTGACCAGCATCGTCAGGGGCTCGGCATGAGCCTGGCCTTTGCCGGACGCCCGGCCTCTGCGGCACCTGCCGCGGGCTACATGTCCGTTCATAACGAGCAGCAGCGCCAGCTGGTCGACGACGCCTTTAACAAGTAA
- the odhB gene encoding 2-oxoglutarate dehydrogenase complex dihydrolipoyllysine-residue succinyltransferase — protein sequence MAIDIKAPSFPESVAEGTVATWHKQPGDSVERDELIVEIETDKVVLEVVAPQAGTLGEIKVQEGDTCESEQVLGSIGDAAASSESKKDSKEAPAADSKSESKPAADSKAESKPAAGGKGETLEVKAPSFPESVAEGTVATWHKKVGEACERDELIVEIETDKVVLEVVAPAAGSLSEIKVQEGDTCESEAVLALFSAGASGAAAPQADSSDSESASDEGKDEKVGDKILAPAARKMVAEHDLDVSKLIGTGKGGRVSKEDVAKAVKEGTAAKSASKPAAAKPAAAPKAAPAFEGERPEKRVPMSRMRQTIAKRLVTAQQTAAMLTTYNEVDMTAVMEMRKQYKDTFQKVHDTKLGFMGFFVKACTEALKRFPDVNASIDGTDIVYHGYQDIGIAVSSDRGLVVPVLRDTDSMKLADVEKTIVGYGQRARAGKLGIDEMQGGTFTITNGGTFGSLMSTPILNPPQTAILGMHKIQERPMAVNGQVVIRPMMYLALSYDHRMIDGKDAVQFLVAIKDLLEDPARFLLDV from the coding sequence ATGGCTATCGATATCAAAGCGCCGTCTTTTCCGGAATCTGTCGCCGAAGGCACTGTGGCGACCTGGCACAAGCAGCCCGGCGACAGCGTCGAGCGTGACGAGCTGATCGTCGAGATCGAAACTGACAAGGTCGTGCTGGAAGTCGTGGCACCGCAGGCCGGTACCTTGGGCGAGATCAAGGTTCAGGAAGGCGATACCTGCGAATCTGAACAGGTGCTGGGCTCCATCGGTGATGCCGCTGCATCTTCCGAGAGCAAGAAAGACAGCAAGGAAGCGCCGGCCGCTGACAGCAAGTCCGAGAGCAAGCCTGCCGCTGACAGCAAGGCCGAAAGCAAGCCGGCCGCTGGTGGTAAAGGCGAGACGCTTGAAGTCAAAGCGCCGAGCTTCCCGGAATCTGTTGCTGAAGGCACCGTGGCGACCTGGCACAAGAAGGTCGGTGAAGCCTGTGAGCGCGACGAGCTGATCGTCGAGATCGAGACCGACAAGGTTGTGCTGGAAGTCGTGGCTCCGGCTGCTGGCTCCCTGAGCGAGATCAAGGTTCAGGAAGGCGATACCTGCGAGAGCGAGGCCGTGCTGGCACTGTTCAGCGCTGGTGCTTCCGGTGCGGCTGCTCCGCAAGCTGACAGCAGTGACAGTGAATCCGCGTCTGATGAAGGCAAGGACGAGAAGGTCGGAGACAAGATCCTCGCACCGGCCGCCCGCAAGATGGTCGCCGAGCACGATCTGGATGTCAGCAAGCTGATCGGGACAGGCAAGGGTGGTCGTGTCTCGAAAGAAGACGTGGCCAAGGCCGTCAAGGAAGGGACTGCCGCCAAGTCTGCCTCCAAGCCTGCCGCTGCCAAGCCGGCCGCCGCTCCGAAGGCCGCTCCGGCCTTCGAAGGCGAGCGTCCCGAGAAGCGCGTTCCGATGAGCCGTATGCGTCAGACCATCGCCAAGCGTCTGGTCACGGCTCAGCAGACTGCTGCCATGCTCACCACGTACAACGAAGTGGACATGACGGCTGTCATGGAGATGCGCAAGCAGTACAAGGACACCTTCCAGAAGGTGCACGATACCAAGCTCGGCTTCATGGGCTTCTTCGTCAAGGCCTGTACTGAAGCGCTCAAGCGCTTCCCGGATGTCAATGCGTCCATCGACGGTACCGATATCGTCTATCACGGTTACCAGGACATCGGCATCGCCGTCTCCTCTGACCGTGGTCTGGTCGTACCGGTGCTGCGTGATACCGACAGCATGAAGCTTGCCGATGTCGAAAAGACCATCGTCGGCTATGGTCAGCGTGCGCGTGCTGGCAAGCTGGGCATCGATGAGATGCAGGGTGGTACCTTCACCATCACGAATGGCGGTACCTTCGGCTCGCTGATGTCCACGCCGATCCTGAATCCGCCGCAGACCGCTATCCTGGGCATGCACAAGATCCAGGAGCGTCCGATGGCCGTGAACGGTCAGGTCGTCATCCGTCCGATGATGTATCTGGCGCTGTCCTACGACCACCGCATGATCGACGGCAAGGATGCAGTCCAGTTCCTCGTCGCCATCAAGGACCTGCTGGAAGACCCGGCACGTTTCCTGCTCGACGTCTGA
- a CDS encoding succinate dehydrogenase iron-sulfur subunit, with the protein MLQVSIYRYNPETDSAPYMQEFQVDTQGRDLMVLNVMEMLKEQDSSLAYRRSCREGVCGSDGMNMNGKNGLTCVTALSEVVKDNKLVLRPLPGLPVVRDLVVDMSLFYKQYERIQPYLLNDTPAPAIERLQSPEERDKLDGLYECILCACCSTACPSFWWNPDKFVGPSGLLQAYRFLADSRDTATEERLSDLDDPFSVFRCRGIMNCVAVCPKGLNPTRAIGKIRELLLANAT; encoded by the coding sequence ATGCTTCAGGTATCCATATACCGCTACAACCCTGAAACCGATTCTGCGCCGTATATGCAGGAGTTTCAGGTAGACACCCAAGGTCGTGACCTGATGGTGTTGAACGTGATGGAAATGCTCAAGGAACAGGACAGCTCGCTGGCCTATCGTCGCAGCTGCCGTGAAGGCGTCTGCGGTTCCGACGGCATGAACATGAACGGCAAGAATGGTCTGACTTGCGTTACCGCATTGTCTGAAGTCGTCAAGGACAACAAGCTGGTGCTACGCCCGTTGCCGGGCCTGCCGGTGGTGCGTGATCTCGTCGTCGACATGAGCCTGTTCTACAAGCAGTACGAGCGTATTCAGCCGTACCTGCTCAATGACACGCCGGCACCAGCCATTGAACGCCTGCAGTCGCCAGAAGAGCGCGACAAACTGGATGGGCTCTACGAGTGCATCCTGTGTGCATGCTGTTCGACGGCTTGCCCGTCCTTCTGGTGGAATCCGGACAAGTTCGTCGGTCCGAGCGGTTTGCTGCAGGCATATCGCTTCCTGGCGGATTCACGTGACACGGCAACCGAAGAGCGTTTGTCTGACCTGGACGACCCGTTCTCCGTGTTCCGCTGTCGCGGAATCATGAATTGTGTCGCGGTTTGCCCCAAGGGACTGAACCCGACACGTGCCATTGGCAAGATTCGTGAGCTTTTGCTGGCAAACGCTACTTAA